The Xiphophorus couchianus chromosome 18, X_couchianus-1.0, whole genome shotgun sequence DNA window ACTCAAAGGACTTTTTGGAATGCTCTGGAAAACAGGTCAAAAGGCACTGAGTTCAAAAAACAAGTTGATCTATGGACTCCTGAGGCACGAGGAGACAAAACAGTTCCAGGatccaaaaaagacataaatgatgaaagaaaattataaggGAAAACTGCCCAGAGATCGGGGCTGAGCTCTTTATGATCAGGCTATGATCAAGATTTCCTTGTAATTCGAACAGTGTAATAAACCAAAGTCCAGCCTGCAGAGCTTTATTCCTGAAGCATCTGGAAGACTGACAGAATATACAACAGGAGCAACCACTTTTATGACAAGACTACATTCCTCTTCTTCAGCCTCTAACTCTTTTATGACAACAACCTGTGTGTGCGTgggcacatgtgtgtgtgtgtgtgtttttgtagtgtgaCTGTTTCAGTTCCTAGGAAGCCCTCAGCGTTGGACCTTCGAACCACACGCCGTCATAGTAAGGCGTCACTAATTTTGCAGTTCAACAGAACAGTGTTTACAGTTGCAGCGTTTAAAATGCAAGAGAAATTATGAACAAGAAAAGTCAGGATTGCTCCCTACTTGGGTTTATTTCTGGAGAAGTGTCTAAATAGCCCTTACATGGCCACTTTTGGTAAGTTACTTCCAACAATTTCTACTGAACATTATTACCTGTATTGAGTGTATGACTTATAAAGATACTGGGTGTTGGTCAGGTCCCAGATCAGATCAGTCCCAACTGGTTTTACTGTTGCTGGGTGAGACAGAAAGTGGAAAGAGCTCAGCAGGAAATGCCATCCTCTCAGGAAGAGCCTTTAAAGGGAAAACCACCCGGAGCTGCAGGAGAAACGCCACCGTCTTAGGGTTCCAGGCAAATATCTCATTTTACAGCCTTGCTCACTTCAATGGAAAGTTGTCGATACTAACTTTGAGCTCCCTCCACCAGGTGGCAGTGGTTGACACCCCAGGGTGGATGCCCAACTCCACTACTCCACACTGGGTGTCTAAGGAGTTGGGGAGAGCTCTCACCTTGTGCCACCCAGGACCCAAAGCCATCCTGCTGGTGCTGTCCACCTCCTCCGTGTTTGGTCAGGACGGGTGGAGAGCCATGGAGGCTCACCTCAGACAGCTTGAAACACCCATCTGGAGTCGAGCTATCATCCTATTCACTCACGGGGACCAATTAGGTAAGCAGCCTGTTGGATGAAAGTGTCATAATCAGGAAAGGTTGTACAGCAAACATTCAGCTGCCATGAAAAGAATCATCAGTCATAGGGATCAGTGTTGCAGTATAGGAGTGGACATTTATCGTATCATTTATTatattgaatttctttttattatgatCAGAATTTTGAATTGTTGTCATGACAAATTGTCATTTCATATTAATGatctaaagaaaaaatctaaactggCAGTTatgtgaaattttatttttagtattttcacCTCCATTCGTTCCATGAGAGCACCAACACATAacagtaaatttgaaaacagaatTAAACACAGGTACTGTGATTAATTATAAATTCTAAGTCATATAAATCTTCTCTTTATGAGAAAATGGTGACCTCCAGAAGTCTgaaaatgggaatgtttttcaagaatttgtgtttgttgtgcgATAAATGTACAATGCTGTTACGGTCATACAGATCCTAAAAAAGAAGTGATAAATAGTTTAACATAGTTCACAATATCACCACAAAATATTGcgataaaatttttattttaatgatgccCTCTCCTGTAGCTTTATGAAGAATCAGTGGCATGTTTAAAATCATACTTCTGATTTTCATAAGTTACCAAACACACCACTGATCCTCCCTATCCAGTGACCTGTCTTGGCTAACTTCAGTATGCCTCATCAAACATGTGAGCTCATCATGACAATCTAGAtgtgttttctctttaaacaaCGAGAAGGCAATAATTTCCTGGCTCAAAGTGTCTTAAGCGACTATTATGGTGGGTTAACTGTAAACCAGGGTACCCAACCTCTGTTTATATGTAATTAATGGTACTCAATGGGGATTCTGCTACTTGTTAGTTTGGTCGTCATAGAGAAAAACATAAGTTACTGGCAATGTGGTTCCCGAATCCCAGGTCTGATTCTGCATTCCAGTTGTTGGCCATACTGACACACAACATCTGTCTTACAAGTCATAACTGGGAGTAGTTAGAGTTGCTTTTTCTTCCCCAGTGGGAAATCCGACTACGGAGGGCGTTCGAGTTGACTTTTCTGATTGAGAAGTCAGAATTTCCCAGTTCTGAAAACATTCTGGAACGCAGCATAAGCGCTAACCTCTGAGGTAAAAGCGTCAACTAGAGACATCTAGGGGCCAACAGTGGAACTGCACGTTGACGTATTTAAACAGGTACATTGAGCTGACACCTGATCGCTACTTGAAGTCAACATTCATTGGCGCACACAGTCTAATAATAAGTCAAACTTGCTAAAAGCCATAGTGTGAAATTTTTTGGGATTCCACTAATCACTAAAATTCAAACAGACCAGAATAAATGTTTGGAGGTGAGCTTTGGAGGAGTCCATTTTCTCCTTAGCCCAGGTAATACACTTCTAAGGTTGTCTCTGGCTCAGGGGTGGCATTACACAAGGACTGTGACAGCTGTAGCCCAGGTCCCAGATACAGGTTTGTGTGGTGGCACTTGAAACACTGATTCTTGATTGTGCTTTGCACAAATAAGGCACACCGTTAGCAGACAGCTTTAGGCACACAATAACTTTATGTGCTTCAGCCTCCTTGTAAATGGTGTCAGTGACTGTCTGCCGGAtaactgtcaagtcagcagtcatTTCTCTGTTAAGAAAAACTTTACTGTAATGTTttatggtattttatttttatgcacaaCTGAGTTTTGAGTTTTCCATTAATTGTGAGCCATAAGCACCactttttgatgatattctaattttctgagaagcACTTGTACTTGTACATAGAAAAGTTCATAACAGTACAAGTAAGCATCCATATTTCCATGTCCTTCTTTGCACAGTATGTTCCCTAGTTTGTCACGTTCATTCCTTAGCGTTATCAGTTGAGGCTAAGTTCATCTGGTGAAGGTCTGCATCCTACAGGACACCTGTCAATCCAGGAGCATATACAGCGACAGGGTGGGACTCTGCAGTGGCTGCTGGAGCGATGTGGGCACCGGTACCAGGTTATGTCCAGCCAATCCAGTATCTCACAGTTTCACGTTGGACAGCTCATTTGGAAGATTCGGAAGATGGCAGAGGTTTCAGAGCAGATCAGAGAGATATCCTGCAGAGTGAGAACCCAGCTTGGAGTTCTGAATGTGAGGGTGGAGCAGCGGTGGAACACGAGGCAGCAGATATATGATAATCATCCAGGACAAAGACGAAAGATTGGCTCAGGAGTGCAAAGAGGTAAGAGCTGTTGTCTTTCAGGCACTGCTGAGATTTGTGTGAAAGAGCCTGACTGTGGTGTGTGTAACTGCAGGCACAGACGGTTTGAGGCCTGCACTCAGCTTCATCCTGCTGGGAAGGAGAAAATCAGGGAAGAGCTCCGCAGGCAACATGATCCTGGGCAGAGAGGAGTTTCAGAGAGACAAAAAGACAGTTCAGTGCGATGCGGGGCACGCAGAGATCTCAGGGTGGTCTGTGACGGTGGTGGACACTCCTGGGTGGAGTCTGTTTGGTCAGGCTAAACCTACACAGGTGAGGAGAGAGATCCTGAGGAGTCCATCGTTCTGTCCTGCTGGGAGCAAAGTGATCTTCCTGCTGGCTGTTCCTGTGGACTCATTCTCAGAGAAGGACAGGAAGGCTGTGGAGACGCATGTCAGATTGCTGGGGGACGGCGTGTGGGGGAGCTGTGTGGTGCTGTTCACCTATGGAGACACACTGAAGGGAAGTACAATTGAGcattacataaaaaagaaggaaaagtctCTGCAGTGGGTGCTGGACATGTGTGACCAAAGGCATTATGTTTGTGATACGAACATGAGCGACCCCACTCAAGTGGAACAGCTTCTTGAGATGGTATacaaacagaattttaaaaccTGACTTTTTCCCtaaattaaaactacatttttcttATCTGGGTCCATGAAGACTCTTGTACTGACACGGTTCTTTTTCCGAGTCGCGATGGTTTCTGCAGGGTTCACCTACTGTCTTTAAACGTTTGATAAATGTGCAGGAAACATTGATATCTGCAGAAAAGACTTACATTTTTTACAGGTTTGTTCCATCTGTGTGCTGTGTGTCACAAAGTGTGCAAAGACCAAATATACAGTTGGGTCCAGTTCTAAATCTTTCCACGAAGTGAGTTGATTACATACTTAGTTGACTGGCAGGAGAGTAGTGTGTACTGTATGTGTGACGAAATGAAAATAATCCAGATGCATTGCAGGATGAGGTCTGATAACATGTTATGGATGGCTCATAAAATGTGCCACAGAAGCCAGGCTCCAccattaagtaaataattttggcCTGATCCGGCCTGAATTTTGAGCTGTAGAGCTAAATTCtaacaaaaaatgtctttttaatgagTAATTTGAAGAATAAACAATCTGAATTGCCgtgttctaaataaaataattttgttttcaaattattgtGTGAAACATAAGCATCAACTTcttgctgggtttcagatgacATAGCAATGACGTCAATCAATGCAGATGGAGAGCAGGTATGGCAAGACAAaaccgaatttatgttaaaacggtTTGCCATAGAGCAGGAAGTAAATGCagctcatttatttctgttgatccagCATCAAAATGCCTAAAGTCTGTGTCCTGTACGGTTGTTCCAACCGTTCTAATAGAGAAAGATAAACGTTATTTCGTGTTTCGAAGTTAGTTGGTCACAGGGAagttaactttaaaaaacttaccgaaaaaagaggagaaaagtggatcaacaatAATCTTCGTCCTACAAAGACTCAAGATTATAAGAGAAGTATTTTATACCAAGATAATATGGATCATATCCTAAATATACGCATGTTTTTCCGAGATGCCTCATCTGTTTCAGCCTACTTAGGGAATTAGTGTACTTGTTCTGatcaattttgctttgttttgaaccgAAGAAATCCACTTCCGGACTTCCATCAGAATTTCGCGCGTCATCCGGGTCACGTGTCTGAAACCCTGCAATTTAGCTACCTACAAACAGTATTGGTACTAGGTAGCTAAAGTGCTATTGATTTGGGACACTCCTATTTATATTTAGAGATGAACTGAGCAATGACAacatgaaactaaaaataaaagtcacaacATTACTGTAGTTTTATTACaagttttcaaaatttgaaCCTTTCAGctacaaaaatgcacaaaactgTGCTAATTTAATATATGGCAAACTCATACAATGGAAATGAGAGTTTACATAACTATAAACATTGTGTTCAGGTACCACATGTGTGCATTTACAGAGCAAAGGGAGCGGGGCCCCGACAATCAACCAGATATGGAACAGCTTCATTTCTCACGTTTCTTCTGATGTTCCTGCATTTCTGTACAAACAGGTACATGTTGGTAGGCCCcctttagaaataaactgaacagaaataaattaacaataaagagacagagacagtgTGGTTGCCATGGTTGCTAGTATTTTCTGTGCACCGACTCAGTGGGAATGAATCACTCATCGCTCTGTTCCCCACATTCACATACATCCTATGATCTGCTTACAGTAACCTAGGATTTACTTAGAGGTAGGGTACGTCCCCGTTGACGCTCCAAAAGCTTTTACCTtcgtccacacacacacacacacacacacacacacacccacacgcccacacacacacacacgcacacacacacacaaaaacacgcaAACATGCACaaggaaaatacaaaagtagaataaaaatgaaagaacagaaTAAGAAAACTAACTGAAGAAACATGAACAAAGCTATTGGTCCAGTCTGTGTAACATTTACAGGCCCCCAGCTGTTCTGTATTGTAGCACCAAAGTTGTTCCCGGGTCCTATACTGCTCCAGCTGTGTGGCTCACAATTTCCTATGACTTCCTGTTAAACAATGGAGAGGAGCAGTTCCCATGAGGGAAACACTGGTTCCCACCAGCTCAGAGTCAAACACTGATCTGAACTGCAgctttcaaacacacacacagctaacCATAATagcattaattaaaaatatagtttGGAGAAAGACAGTCGGGAGTTTTGAACTGAAATCGCTGTGCATAACGCCAAACCTCCCATCGGTTTGTTTACACAGTGTTGTAGTGATGCATCACTTAAACATGATGAAAAAACTACTCAAGAATTTTCGCTGTAGGCTGAGTTTGCACAAATGTAACTTTATAAAATTCACCTGTAATTTGAGCctctttctttaaaacttttatttaaaagcatcTTTTTTCAGATGCTGATTGTTTCTAattgcaaacatatttttttggcAGTTTTTCAAGCTGTGACAACTCTCACTGACGGAGTGAGCTTCAGTGTAAAAGTTAAATGATCCGTAGTGCTTACAATCATACGTAGAGTGCTAATATATTATCTCATAGTAGTATTAATTTGGCTGCAgcttaaacatttattttggatctACCACctaccaaaaataataatattcttttaataaatatcatCTCTATATCAGATTGTCACTCAGCCCACAATCGTCCTCTTGAGTCAAGTGCTAATACTGCTGTATGCATTCATACTTCACACGCTCAGGTCCAAAGGTTGtagaaaaatcttaatttattcATGACACACAACTGGGATACTCGCAGCTCACAAAACCCAACGAAGGTCGACTGTTTCTCGTAAATCCTGATGGGAGAGGGTTTGAAAGAAAGTGCAAACAGGACGTGGAGCAGCACAG harbors:
- the LOC114161998 gene encoding GTPase IMAP family member 8-like, which encodes MPNSTTPHWVSKELGRALTLCHPGPKAILLVLSTSSVFGQDGWRAMEAHLRQLETPIWSRAIILFTHGDQLGHLSIQEHIQRQGGTLQWLLERCGHRYQVMSSQSSISQFHVGQLIWKIRKMAEVSEQIREISCRVRTQLGVLNVRVEQRWNTRQQIYDNHPGQRRKIGSGVQRGTDGLRPALSFILLGRRKSGKSSAGNMILGREEFQRDKKTVQCDAGHAEISGWSVTVVDTPGWSLFGQAKPTQVRREILRSPSFCPAGSKVIFLLAVPVDSFSEKDRKAVETHVRLLGDGVWGSCVVLFTYGDTLKGSTIEHYIKKKEKSLQWVLDMCDQRHYVCDTNMSDPTQVEQLLEMVYKQNFKT